Part of the Vanacampus margaritifer isolate UIUO_Vmar chromosome 12, RoL_Vmar_1.0, whole genome shotgun sequence genome, TATGGTGGAATAAAGAGAAAGGTAGAATAACGTGTAAATGTTGaaagcattcacacaataagcAAATAACTTTCCAATCTTAATATTGTTGACATTTGCACCTTAATGACGTTTCAATGACAGCTtgcacttattattattattattatttttttagaaatctTTCACTCATCATTGTAGTTTTGTCCTTACGTTCAGAAGTAGTCACGTTGAGTCTAGTTCAGTCAATTTACTATCCAACTTACTGGCTATGCTAATGCTATAGCCTTAATATTTTCCTGCATAATATTCAGCGCCATTGGAACGTATCAAATCACAGATGACGATCAtgcttgaaatgtgtttttagcaTTTGAGGTTCCATATGTCCAATAGTATTTTTGTTTATGCTTTATCATAAAATATAGGGTCAATTACATGCTGTATTGAAATTTAGTAAGCattttcaattagcatttataaCAGCTCAAACAATGGTTAGGAATCGTTTACATTGGTTGTACTGTTCTATaactgccaccagatggcgcacAAGGAGAGGCAGGAACAGAAGCGCATGCGGCGACTTCACAACGTGAACACACCGGTTAATCCTCGCTCTCTTTGCACCTGCAGCCTCCCCCTCGGCTGCTCCTCTTTTCTGCGCAACGGTGGTGGACACCGAGCGGCGGTTGGTGGGCGCATATGGCGGCCTTAAACACCTGGACAGAGACCTGCACCTACCGCCAAACCATTCAAGGTGTCAGGCTATGATGATACAACGGTATCAGGAGAGCACCGTGTGGTTGACGGAGCCTAAATGACAGCtattcagatttaaaaaaaaaaaaagaagaagaagaagggctGGGCAACCTGATCCAGGTTGGGTAAGCGTAGTGTAGTCTTGTTCTGTGGAATTCTTCGGACGATACTTTTTGGCCCTTGTTGTAGTTGTAAAAGATGGAGAAAGGCACAGCGCACAAGCCGCAGCCGTCCAAAAGGGCAGGCAGTCACGCGGACGACATCGCCAAGGTACCCGACGAGGAGCTGCTCCTGTGGGGCAAAGACGAGCTGGTGAGACGGTTGCGGAGGACGGAGTCGGAGAAGAGAGGCGTCATCGTGGAGCACGGGAACCTGATGCGGGAAGTGAACCGAAGGCTCCAGCAACACCTTAATGAGATCCGGAGTTTGAAGGTGAGATGGAATGGGCGtgagtgagcaaaaaaaaaaaaggaaaaaaaaaggtttagaaTAGGCTTTTGAAAGGTAGGTAAAATAGTAACAGTGGATTGTGGAGGCAACACTTTGTAGGAGAACAAAAAGTCTCCCTATTCATTCAAGTTATTCATTTAAAAGCAACAActataatttcaataatatgcaaaaaaaaaaaaaaaagttatattacatcaaaatactttttaaatattattactattattttgtttatatatatatatatatatatatatatatatatatatatatatataggctgCATATGGACCCagatttgacattgttttgtgCTTAAGTGCAATGCAagaataagatttaaaaaaaaatatgggccAGCTATGAACTGGTGTGGGTCAAAAAGTTCAGAGCCACTGGTTCGTCTCACCCCACCCCATAGAGCATCACAATGGTGAACACAGCATACACACtacctaaaactaataaaaactaagagaaccaccctgaaacctcattaaaaacaaaacaactcaaaacaaaataaaaactaactaaaatgacaaTTCAAAAACGATAATAACCCTGGTGTGACCTTCCCTCTCTTCTGTGTGTCTGCGTCTCGATACCAGGATGTGAACCAGAAATTGCAGGAAGATAACCAGGAGCTTCGGGACTTGTGCTGCTTCCTGGATGATGACCGCCAGAAAGGGAAACGAGTGACCCGAGAGTGGCAGCGCCTGGGCCGCTACAGCAGTGGTCTGATGAGAAAGGAGGTGACTATCTACCTGCAGAAACTGAAAGAGTTAGAGCAGCGGCAGAGTGATGTTCTGCGAGATAATTTGGAGCTCAAGGAAGTGTGCCTCATGCTGGACGAGGAGAGAGCTGCAGTTTTGGGGAACAGTGGCGGTGGGCACGAGGGTCCCGGCTGCAGGACTAGCATCGACAGTCAGAGTAGCCTGTCACAGCTGGGGGGAGGGCTGCCCGCACCTGGCCTGCTGCGTGATGTTGGCGATGGAAGTAGCACCTCCAGTACAGGAAGCACAGACAGCCCTGATAATGCCCAGCACAAACCCTCATCTTTGGGTTCCGGTGCTAGCCCCGGATCAAGATGTGCTTACCTGCAACCCCCCGACAGACTGTGCGATTCCACAGGCAGGAGGCATAGCTCTACCCCAGAATACCACACCTTCCCCCAGCCGTGCCGCACACGAGGGGGTTCCCTCACCAACCTGGACCCTCAAGACTTTGGAGGACACTGCCCGGAAAAACACAAGTCACCCAAAAGGCAACCGTGCAACTCCCACCGCAAGGCCTGCAGTTCTGACCTTCTAGCCCAGAAGCAGTTGATAATTTTAGGGCAAGTATCACCAGGGTGTGGGAAGGGCATAGCCAAGTCCAGTCCCGAATTGAGTCAGAGACACCATCCGGATAACGGCATGGGGGCAAGCTGTGGGAGTCCAGAGGCAAATAAATCAGTACCGGGAACACCTGAGCATCTGAGAAAAGGGCGAGTGATTGTGGGGAGTCCGGAGTCTATACGACACCACCATCACTATAAAATCAGTCCTGGGTTGGAATACAGCAAGGCAGGGAATGGCGGAGGCTCCCCAAGCCGGGACGCAGTTCACAGGAGGGCTGCTGGAGATGAAATGTCCCCCCAACACCAGAGTCTGTACAACGGTAGGCACAGGGTAATATTACTTTGTCTTTAAATTCATGTTGTGTTCTTGAGCCATGaacgatatttttttaatagatgtTATGCTACATTCAAACCAAACCGAAAATTACGCGACAAGACGCTGGTCTCGCACGTTTGTTCGTGgggttctcttttttttttttctggagagctcattattgttcattcggtaattttaccgatttgacatgtcatcgtcattgctctctttatttattttattttttgtatgtgggtgagtatgtgtatgtgtgtgtatgtgcgtgtgtgtgtgtattcattagttcacctaaaaacctattaaaaaatcccataccgttcacctaaaccgaacacttccagccagagtcgtgaggccgtcaggagacccgaggaaggaggTTCTCAATGGGATTTGATTCGCGCCGcaacggaggaagaggagggatttCCGCTTTGGTTGGTGGTGCTAACTTTATTGCTACATTGCTAGCTTGCGTCACACTttgacaattaaacaaacaaactcaccagATAAGCCAACCTCCACGCTTATCTTCTTCCAAGGAATCTCCTTTTTGGCCCAATCCCCGGTTCACGTAGCTCGCCGTGTCGTACAGCTCCCGCAAACCGCCACGATCAAGCTAACCTCCATTGCTATGCTACACGTTATGAACACAAAATGGGTGTATTGCAACCGCTTCCTGTGTTTTGTCTGCTGTGTGACGTATTTGGTAACGTGGACTATCTCGACACCGATTGGCCGTCGCTGACACGATGGCGCCAAATGTTCAATTCAGCCAACGCCGACGAAATGGGCGAAGTGGCAAAATGCTACAGACTATCCGTCACAAGATAATAGTGAGTGCAGATTAGCCTAACCGAACATAAAATCCTACCATATTGTAtattttgccattacaaaagcTTAATATGTGCGCAAAATGACCTGTTTGGTTGCCTTTACTGAAAATAACCAACAGGGCTGCAGTCATCTCCTTAACTTTCAAGAATAGACTAATGTGCCACACAGTTTATTTTGTGGTAAATAGTACAAAGCATGGTCGAAATAGGGCGAAACAACTAATAActgaaattgatttaaaatcgATGGCAATGGAAGCACTAATTGTACCTCTTTACTGCATTCTAGTCTTTCaaaagcaaaataataaaaatctctTAACTTTAATCATAGACCTTATTATTTAGAGGCATacagtgaaattaattaaaaaaatgccaatGCAAGCCTTGTTAGAtggctgtattttattttattttttaacttgtaaTGGGATGTTTGTCCTGTTGTTTGTGCCTGTGTGGATAAATGCCGATTAAGAGGAGAAAATAGGTTATTTGGTTTTGCACGCAGAAACAAATCAGAGCAGAAGATTGTCAGTGCTAATTAATTAATAGGCTAACATTTTGATTGAGTGAAGCTTTCAGGCAGAGATAATAACATCTTGATTTACTGTTGCGTTCAATCTGTTAAAGGAGATGTATGCATTCTTTAcacaattatactttttttttaatttaatgatgTTGGGCATTTTTCCCAAACAGTTCAATCTGTGTCCGTCCAGAGAAGATAAGTTGGTTTTAACTAGTCTGAGAGTCCTTCAGGTTCCTTTGGGCAATTTCCAggcatgtgctttttttttttttttttacccagaatTGGCTTCTACCATACAGGCCACATTTTTGGATTTCATTCATCTTGACTCACTTGGGCTTCATTCCTCCTATCGTTTTTGAATGAAACAACTCCTCCCCCCTCTTTGCTGATCCTCAGATCCTCTGTTTGACGCCTCAGTCTCTCTTCAGTTCTTCCTTGCCTCGGTTGCCTAGCGCTAGTTGGGTTCACTTGATCCCCTAATAAGTGAGACAACGTCTGTAAAAAGTCAATTGAAAATTTATTTGGTCTAATAAATTCACAGGGTTCGTTCACCGTGGCGTGGGCCTGAGGTCCGTTTTCTGTTCTGGTTGTCAGATCACAGCTTCTTCTCTCTTCTTTAAGGTGACTTTGAGTCCGGCGCCAGCTCCACACAACTCGTGATCCACTTTGGTCTGGTGGCCACACTTCTTAATCAATTCCATCTCTCTTTCTCTACTGCTTCATGAAATGTTCCTTTCATTTAATTATAGCTTGCTATGAGAATTTGACTTTCTCAACAGTCGGCTTTTCTGAGGATTTTCTTGAGTGATTTAATGAAGCATGGTATCAAGTATTGTGTTGcaatatctgtaaaaaaaaaagactgcatgCATGAAGCATGACATCATTGCAGTTGTAAAATTCCAGAAAACAAATAAGAGGATTTGTCGGGCTTACATCACACCTACATTTATCAGTTTGGCAGATGATTTAGGAAATGAGAAAGGCCGCTTTGTTGTCATTCATCTGCTTAATGGGGCCAGGCTCGGTTCTCTCAACTGAACCACGCTATCTTGATTTCTCTAGGATGAtatgtttctttttatatttacacattcatcACAGGTTGTGTTGTAGTAATGTTATGTCCCGTGTGTTTGAATGTAATGTAATATGTCATTAGGGGTTTTCTGGCCCCAAATTTAGGCAGAGGCATTTACCATTCTGACCATTTACACACATGCTTACCATGCAATAGTCCCCAATGGCTAAAACAGTCACTTGCTTGTTTTTCTTCACTCATGATAGATATATATTAGGTATTTAAATGATATAATACAAATTAAAGATTGAtgtttgatattattattattttaggcaAAGCAAGCTATATTTGTAAATCACATCACATACACATcacaactcaatgtgcttcacagaaccaaaaccacaacacctaatatatatatatatatatatatatatatatatatatatatatatatatatatatatatatatatatatatatatatatatatacaaatatatatatctatacagtatatgtatgtttgtgtacCAAAAACAAATCGAAATCCCACTGAACAGAACTGCATCGAATCGATCCACTTTATAATGAACCGTCCTTGAATAATACCGCACACCATACATCGTGATACGTATCGAATACAATATATCGTGATATGTTTCGAATAGGTTTTTAatggagagatgcacacccctaattatcatcttcattatatatatttatatatattttttttttcctggagagctcagtattgttcattcggtaattttaccgatttgacatgtcttcatcagtgctcttttttttttaattatgtgggtgagtatgtgtacgtgcgtgtgttcGCTTCATTATcttcattatatttttaatatcaatCCCCTGGCCACAGCATCGCTAAGGTGGTGGCGGCGGGTGACAAACATACACGAATGTTTGGGGTGGAAGGCGGTCTCCAAATGTGCACTTTACAGAGCAAATCCGTGATCGCCTTAGTCAACTTTACGTCATCCACTTGTggaagtctgcttttttttttctcataaatgtaCGTTTTGCTACAACCTCCTACATAGACTTGAGCAAACCAGTTTATTCAGTCAAGCTGATTTAAAAAGGAATGGGCGCTCAAAATGACACATAGCCTAATGCCTGTTTTTAACTACTCCAAGCTGTGTGCAAAAGTACCAAAACCCGCAAATTTAGACAGCACATCGCGCGAGACTTGAACTAGGCACAAAAATAAAGCCCATTGACTTAATTTTTGACATGCTCACTTAACTGAGATCTAATGTGTGTCCagcgaatgaataaaaaaaaaaagcgtcaaGAATGTTAATTTCACCGTTTCATTTGCTTTATTCATGGATGCAGACTTTGAATAACAAAAGTGTCAGTGGTAGGTAGTTCAAACAAAAATTTAGATCACCTTTCCTTATGTACTATGAGTATCAAACTGTCCTTGCATGCAGCATTAGGTCATGACTAAGAGGACATTACGGCATTCTTACGAGTACGCAATCCGTTTGTGGGAATCATTTGATCAGCTTCatgttttaaacacaaaactgtGAGCTCAGACTCATTAGACTTTTTTCCTCCATCCAGTAATCTAATTCCCAACAGCAGCTTATGCAGAAGGCACATACACGGAGCAGACGTGACCATCACAAGTTTAGCTTTGTTAGCAGTTTTGAAACAATGGATGATTTACATAATTATGAGGTCATGCTACAGGACCAGCATACACAAAGCCAGTCCGATATCTTAAAATGTGCTCACAACGACGATGACAAAAAGATGGACACATGgagcaaattaactcattcactgccattgacggctatagacgtaaaaaaaatcatttgaactatttctagtagttaattttttttccacttttgttaacaagagtatgaaaacctagaaaaaaatgtttgtgtacatttaaaaatatataaaatgtgtgattaatcgtgagttaactattgaagtcatgcaattaattacaattaaaaaaattaaccaccTGAcgcgatacattttttaaaaattagaggcgtcaggtggttaacatttttaattaattgcatgacttcactagttaacccacgattaatcacaaatattatatctgttctaaatgtacaataaaaacatttctaggttttcatactcttgttaacaaaagtggaaaaaaatttaaactaatagaaataaatcaaattaattttttttatgtctatagccgtcaatggcagtgaatgagttaattgtgaatATCAAAACTAAAGAGATGGATAAGCCGCAGCAAAAGGATGATGCCTAGAACACAAATCACAAACGGGATCTCACATACAAATGTTTAGAAAGACAAAGTAACAGATGATAACATTGCCAAAATACCATTGATAGAAACTCCACCCAACATTATATTGTCAAGGAGTCTCAGGAAAGATCGTCCAAACAGCAGAACAGGCAGGCAGAGGAACAGAAACATGGCGGCATCTTCATTTTTCATTAGCACACGTGCAGAGTCAAGGCCAGAGAGAAAGACGAGAAGGTGCAGAAATTGACAAAATGTTGTCAGTGAAATTGCTGGAGTGTGTTCAGGTCTCAAATTTTGCAGTAGCAGGCAGGCTTCGTTTTAGCCCAGTGCAGTCAGCAGCAGCGATGGCAGCAGCAGCCAGCTTGCAAACGCTTTCAGCACCACCTCCATATTAAGTCTTGTGGTATATGTTTATACATTAAACCAAACAAATAaggtaaaaaatgtgtgatttaaagcagtggttctgAACCTTTTTTTACCTTGGGGCCCAACTTTTCCTTTAAAAATTGGCCCAGGGCCCATtcagaaattatgatttatgttgactttttattatttgtatttaataactaaattaaatctAGTTAGGGTTTATAAAATCATTATCAAATAACATGAAACAATGTGGTCAtcgatgacatttatttatgtgtaaacaCTGACACCCAAATAAAATGCCCAACAATGTGACGAGGCAAAGTAAACAGATTGGTATTGTGATTATctatctgggactgctccatggTGATtcgctcgggaaaggcgggacattctgcaCAATACTTTgatctgattggacgatgcagcgTCTTGTgcgcgtttgttttgaccaatcacgtcaacggatgaaaatgccgtcttcggtctcgtcttagtaaaaaaaaaaacataaaaaacattcaacattcaacaagtaAACCCCACCCATTTAGGCTAAGCCACGCCCACCTTCAGTTAAACCACACCCACTTCCGTTTTATGTCACGCCCACTCCGAAAACAGCTCATTTCGATCGTTGAACAGATACAGATAGTgctgtactcgctcatccctataaacaagcaaccattcacactgACATTCGCATCCATGGACAATTTTAACATGCATGAATTTGGAATCTGGGAGGAATAAGGCGTAGAAATTTGTCATCTCCCAACGGGTCTTAAGACATTAAGATTTAATCCCCTTCTGGAAATTCGTCgttttgttttacattgttCCTCATTTGCTTGTCATCTCCTTTGGGTGGAACATGTTTGCCAGCAGTAATCACCCGCGACACCAGCCTTAATTAGGCCAACCATAATCAAAATGCAGCGTTACAATTAGGCCACATGCAACTTGTTTCTCTTTTGTATTGAAAGAAGTCAAGAGCTCATGTGGCTTACAAGtgaggcctcttttttttttgttacaaaatggGCCGATTAGTTGGTGGAGCTTATGAATATTTAGCATTAGAGTCATCCGCCATTGACCTGGGGGCTTGCTGGATAATAAGATGGTAGATTACAGTGAGAGGTACACGAATAAAGGCTTCCagtctattattattttgtccatGAGGTTACCAAAGGTCATAGTTGAACTGGCAGTTTGTGCCGACTTGTTACATTGAGCTTGGTCTGCGATGGGTGggattatatttgtaatataattctgtgtgtgtgtgtgtgtgtgcgtctgtaagcatttgtgtgtgtaatcaGATGTCCTGTATTAAGTACCGCCCTGCTAACTAGGCCAACAGCTGCTTCCCTGGTCATTTATCTCCAGTCAGCTTTGATGCCCCCTTTTTGTCCTTATATTTCAACAAAGGGACACCTTGCAAAATGAATATGTTAATACACCATGACCATTATGGCCACACTTTTAAATCTTATTGTAGGGGATGTGTACACAGAAACTCAAGTGCCCAAGTGAATGTTTAAAGCCCCTTTATATTTAATGTATACCGATGAAAATGGTGTGTGGTTTTGTGTGTGCGGTACGGAGGATATTGCATAGTATTCAGCACAGCCACTGTTCTGTCTCTTtggtgttagtgtttcaaaaccaGGTGGGGTTGTGgtgttatttgtgtgtgtgggtgtgtgcgctctTTGATGGAAAATAGCCCTTCTCTCATTCACGATTCTCTGTCTGTTCTTTACAATGGCAGATTAGggccaaatatatatatatatatatatatatatatatattttttttttagagggtgggggcggTGGGGgaaatattatgagaaaaagctcataaatttgccactttataaagtggcaaatttgtagaagaaaaaaatctcgtaaatttgcgactttataaagtggcagatttgtaagaaaaaaaactcaaaaatttacgagaaatacacatagcgtattacttggatgtttgtgccaatacttttcggtcgtaTTTTCAaataag contains:
- the LOC144061151 gene encoding uncharacterized protein LOC144061151 isoform X5, which produces MEKGTAHKPQPSKRAGSHADDIAKVPDEELLLWGKDELVRRLRRTESEKRGVIVEHGNLMREVNRRLQQHLNEIRSLKDVNQKLQEDNQELRDLCCFLDDDRQKGKRVTREWQRLGRYSSGLMRKEVTIYLQKLKELEQRQSDVLRDNLELKEVCLMLDEERAAVLGNSGGGHEGPGCRTSIDSQSSLSQLGGGLPAPGLLRDVGDGSSTSSTGSTDSPDNAQHKPSSLGSGASPGSRCAYLQPPDRLCDSTGRRHSSTPEYHTFPQPCRTRGGSLTNLDPQDFGGHCPEKHKSPKRQPCNSHRKACSSDLLAQKQLIILGQVSPGCGKGIAKSSPELSQRHHPDNGMGASCGSPEANKSVPGTPEHLRKGRVIVGSPESIRHHHHYKISPGLEYSKAGNGGGSPSRDAVHRRAAGDEMSPQHQSLYNGRHRL
- the LOC144061151 gene encoding uncharacterized protein LOC144061151 isoform X3 → MEKGTAHKPQPSKRAGSHADDIAKVPDEELLLWGKDELVRRLRRTESEKRGVIVEHGNLMREVNRRLQQHLNEIRSLKDVNQKLQEDNQELRDLCCFLDDDRQKGKRVTREWQRLGRYSSGLMRKEVTIYLQKLKELEQRQSDVLRDNLELKEVCLMLDEERAAVLGNSGGGHEGPGCRTSIDSQSSLSQLGGGLPAPGLLRDVGDGSSTSSTGSTDSPDNAQHKPSSLGSGASPGSRCAYLQPPDRLCDSTGRRHSSTPEYHTFPQPCRTRGGSLTNLDPQDFGGHCPEKHKSPKRQPCNSHRKACSSDLLAQKQLIILGQVSPGCGKGIAKSSPELSQRHHPDNGMGASCGSPEANKSVPGTPEHLRKGRVIVGSPESIRHHHHYKISPGLEYSKAGNGGGSPSRDAVHRRAAGDEMSPQHQSLYNDGELCQVTAVHQSSCHHQQ
- the LOC144061151 gene encoding uncharacterized protein LOC144061151 isoform X1, whose protein sequence is MEKGTAHKPQPSKRAGSHADDIAKVPDEELLLWGKDELVRRLRRTESEKRGVIVEHGNLMREVNRRLQQHLNEIRSLKDVNQKLQEDNQELRDLCCFLDDDRQKGKRVTREWQRLGRYSSGLMRKEVTIYLQKLKELEQRQSDVLRDNLELKEVCLMLDEERAAVLGNSGGGHEGPGCRTSIDSQSSLSQLGGGLPAPGLLRDVGDGSSTSSTGSTDSPDNAQHKPSSLGSGASPGSRCAYLQPPDRLCDSTGRRHSSTPEYHTFPQPCRTRGGSLTNLDPQDFGGHCPEKHKSPKRQPCNSHRKACSSDLLAQKQLIILGQVSPGCGKGIAKSSPELSQRHHPDNGMGASCGSPEANKSVPGTPEHLRKGRVIVGSPESIRHHHHYKISPGLEYSKAGNGGGSPSRDAVHRRAAGDEMSPQHQSLYNALMAPDHTCLLIRCCLTTHTPERDSGRARECY
- the LOC144061151 gene encoding uncharacterized protein LOC144061151 isoform X2, producing the protein MEKGTAHKPQPSKRAGSHADDIAKVPDEELLLWGKDELVRRLRRTESEKRGVIVEHGNLMREVNRRLQQHLNEIRSLKDVNQKLQEDNQELRDLCCFLDDDRQKGKRVTREWQRLGRYSSGLMRKEVTIYLQKLKELEQRQSDVLRDNLELKEVCLMLDEERAAVLGNSGGGHEGPGCRTSIDSQSSLSQLGGGLPAPGLLRDVGDGSSTSSTGSTDSPDNAQHKPSSLGSGASPGSRCAYLQPPDRLCDSTGRRHSSTPEYHTFPQPCRTRGGSLTNLDPQDFGGHCPEKHKSPKRQPCNSHRKACSSDLLAQKQLIILGQVSPGCGKGIAKSSPELSQRHHPDNGMGASCGSPEANKSVPGTPEHLRKGRVIVGSPESIRHHHHYKISPGLEYSKAGNGGGSPSRDAVHRRAAGDEMSPQHQSLYNGRHRTANSVKSLRSTRAAATTSSEMSN
- the LOC144061151 gene encoding uncharacterized protein LOC144061151 isoform X4, which gives rise to MEKGTAHKPQPSKRAGSHADDIAKVPDEELLLWGKDELVRRLRRTESEKRGVIVEHGNLMREVNRRLQQHLNEIRSLKDVNQKLQEDNQELRDLCCFLDDDRQKGKRVTREWQRLGRYSSGLMRKEVTIYLQKLKELEQRQSDVLRDNLELKEVCLMLDEERAAVLGNSGGGHEGPGCRTSIDSQSSLSQLGGGLPAPGLLRDVGDGSSTSSTGSTDSPDNAQHKPSSLGSGASPGSRCAYLQPPDRLCDSTGRRHSSTPEYHTFPQPCRTRGGSLTNLDPQDFGGHCPEKHKSPKRQPCNSHRKACSSDLLAQKQLIILGQVSPGCGKGIAKSSPELSQRHHPDNGMGASCGSPEANKSVPGTPEHLRKGRVIVGSPESIRHHHHYKISPGLEYSKAGNGGGSPSRDAVHRRAAGDEMSPQHQSLYNDATRSPLCDRNTEQMKCA